From a region of the Aeoliella mucimassa genome:
- a CDS encoding metal-dependent hydrolase produces MTTPEHTLVGVHTALATGLHRRFGWQVVVLAAVASNLPDWDGLPMLIDMARFESGHRVWGHNLLAITLSSVLVATLQWRFHLIDRLAHKLRRWKPADFSLAETSDMVRGPAPWSVLLVVCLVAQLLHLPCDMVVSGGKGLSDWQVQPFWPWSDTGYALPLVPWGDVGPTVILMLGVIAVAKLPRRATMVSAATLVVLIAYLLLRGWSRGVVG; encoded by the coding sequence ATGACCACTCCCGAGCATACCTTGGTGGGCGTTCACACGGCGCTAGCGACCGGCCTCCATCGACGCTTCGGTTGGCAAGTAGTGGTGCTGGCCGCGGTGGCTTCGAACCTACCCGATTGGGATGGTCTGCCGATGCTGATCGACATGGCCCGGTTCGAGTCGGGCCATCGGGTGTGGGGTCATAACCTGCTGGCCATCACGTTGTCGTCGGTGCTAGTCGCAACGCTCCAGTGGCGTTTTCACCTGATCGATCGCCTGGCCCACAAACTGCGGCGCTGGAAGCCAGCCGATTTCTCCCTGGCCGAGACCAGCGACATGGTTCGCGGACCGGCCCCCTGGAGCGTGCTGCTAGTGGTGTGCCTGGTCGCCCAACTGCTGCACCTGCCCTGCGACATGGTTGTGTCTGGCGGCAAAGGTCTGAGCGACTGGCAAGTGCAACCGTTCTGGCCCTGGTCCGACACCGGCTACGCCCTGCCGCTAGTGCCGTGGGGCGACGTCGGCCCGACGGTCATTCTCATGCTGGGAGTGATTGCGGTTGCCAAACTCCCCCGACGAGCCACCATGGTGTCGGCCGCCACATTGGTTGTGCTGATCGCCTACCTGCTGCTCCGCGGCTGGTCACGCGGGGTTGTGGGGTAG
- a CDS encoding LamG-like jellyroll fold domain-containing protein produces MLGFEPLENRNLLSLTNLYTFNDGTASDSVGGADGTLRNGASVVDGQLYLQNTGVTSGQSTTVEYVQLPAELLTTADATIEVWYTAFDSSNWSRVFDFGNQSGSNGDSYLFFTPQSGSGDSRAVFHASGDSERVASTGTTDDGTQHMAAVVMDTSNGSSSFLLYIDGHLVSSNSLGRDGTANSINDTLNYLGRSLFNSDPGYTGLINEVRIYDHAVSSTDIATHAAEGPAELVLAGDYDDNGVVDLDDYEVWKQDYGSTENLAADGNQDGVVNLADYTIWRDNLGRVAEQPADQVLDGSSLSITRLSNTIIELTGESELIITADTDAIVNSEIRLNSPDAWLFFPNLKPSEVSAQYLRYVRVNGQAAFRGPVARVVQYELGSVVIPQGRDFDPIEAYTLPQFAGEATTLDLYTYYNTAELLGDLQGDLSSFRLKRGYMVTIATESNGSGISQVYVAQDHDLDISLLPTQLDNQAQFIRVLPWRWVSKKGSSDIAPETLNASWHYNWNNSLESTLDWEYVPIRQQRWWPGYPTNKTNVTSLLGFNEPNNPVEDAYTSLGNGSVDTAIAVWPELLATGLRVGSPAVTDGGKAWLYEFMDKAIAADLRVDYIAIHNYQCGLSATSLHNWLKDVYDRYHLPIWLTEFNNGANWTSCADPTYEQNATVIGSFIDMLDNTPWIERYSIYSRVEAVREMTYSDGSLTPAGQVYYDNESPIGYLQQYVAPGNTAERSIAQYSFDGDTLDSSGYGYNGYVHGVPNYVVDAEQGEVIDLDGTSNYIQLSDDVANGDEFSFAGWVNWQGGGNWQRIFDFGNDTSSYLFLTPSNGSSLRFAIKNGGGEQIVQTSALQVGEWTHVAVTLGNGSAKLYVDGELVATNNSVTISPSDFAPTNNYIGDSQYTSDPLFNGQLNDLLFTDYVLSPTQIAGLMTNTTPDVASTIVDLGTATRGLPYNWSIAGQATDDDLGDSVTYAKANGPAWLTIAEDGGLSGVPTTDNEGLNEFVVSVTDSRGAMSTFVMTLNVQAVPRIILASFTANDSATSDSSTADTTSATTSATASVESPAAMVDDPLAASSSSNTSRSTSHRSAELAFDELAADASSSEIAESNDWFSSSSLERAFATR; encoded by the coding sequence ATGCTCGGCTTCGAACCGCTCGAAAACCGCAATCTGCTCAGCCTTACGAATCTCTACACGTTCAACGACGGCACCGCCAGCGACTCGGTCGGCGGAGCCGATGGCACCCTGCGGAACGGTGCCAGCGTGGTCGACGGTCAGCTCTACCTGCAGAACACCGGTGTCACGAGCGGGCAAAGCACTACGGTCGAGTACGTGCAGCTGCCGGCCGAACTGCTGACCACGGCCGACGCCACGATAGAAGTGTGGTACACCGCGTTCGACTCGTCCAACTGGTCGCGGGTGTTCGACTTCGGCAATCAATCTGGCAGCAACGGCGATAGCTACCTGTTCTTCACTCCGCAGAGTGGTTCAGGCGACTCCCGCGCGGTGTTCCACGCCAGCGGCGATTCCGAGCGGGTCGCGTCGACCGGTACCACCGACGATGGTACCCAGCACATGGCGGCGGTTGTGATGGATACCTCCAATGGAAGCAGCAGCTTTCTGCTATACATTGATGGACATCTGGTGAGCTCCAACTCGCTGGGCAGAGATGGAACCGCCAATTCCATCAACGACACGCTAAACTACCTCGGCCGCTCGCTGTTCAACTCCGATCCAGGTTACACCGGGCTGATCAACGAGGTGCGCATCTACGACCACGCGGTCTCCAGTACCGACATCGCCACGCATGCAGCCGAGGGACCTGCCGAACTGGTGCTGGCCGGCGACTACGACGACAACGGAGTGGTCGATCTCGATGACTACGAAGTGTGGAAGCAGGACTACGGATCCACCGAAAACCTGGCCGCCGACGGCAATCAAGATGGCGTGGTGAATCTGGCCGACTACACCATCTGGCGCGACAACCTGGGCCGCGTTGCCGAACAACCGGCCGACCAGGTGCTCGATGGCAGCTCGCTAAGCATCACCAGGCTGAGCAATACGATTATCGAACTCACCGGCGAGTCGGAGCTTATCATCACCGCCGATACCGATGCGATCGTCAACAGCGAAATCCGGCTCAACTCACCCGACGCCTGGCTGTTTTTCCCCAACCTCAAGCCGTCGGAGGTGAGTGCCCAATACCTGCGCTACGTCCGCGTGAACGGTCAGGCCGCGTTCCGCGGCCCCGTCGCGCGTGTGGTGCAGTACGAGCTAGGCAGCGTCGTCATTCCTCAGGGGCGCGACTTCGATCCAATCGAAGCCTACACCCTGCCCCAGTTTGCCGGCGAGGCGACCACGCTCGACCTCTACACCTATTACAACACGGCCGAACTGCTCGGCGACCTGCAGGGCGACCTGAGTTCGTTCCGACTCAAGCGTGGATACATGGTCACCATTGCCACCGAGTCCAACGGCAGCGGCATCAGCCAGGTTTACGTAGCCCAGGACCACGACCTCGACATCTCGCTGCTCCCCACTCAGCTCGATAATCAAGCGCAGTTCATCCGCGTGTTGCCCTGGCGGTGGGTGTCGAAGAAAGGCTCGTCGGACATCGCGCCCGAAACGCTTAACGCTTCCTGGCACTACAACTGGAACAACAGCCTCGAGTCGACGCTCGACTGGGAGTACGTGCCGATCCGTCAGCAACGGTGGTGGCCCGGTTACCCGACCAACAAGACCAACGTGACCAGCCTGCTGGGGTTCAACGAGCCGAACAATCCGGTGGAAGACGCTTACACGTCGCTCGGTAACGGGTCGGTCGATACGGCCATCGCGGTATGGCCCGAGCTTTTGGCTACCGGGCTCCGGGTTGGTTCGCCGGCCGTGACCGACGGCGGCAAAGCATGGCTTTACGAGTTCATGGACAAAGCGATCGCGGCCGATCTGCGGGTCGACTACATCGCCATCCATAACTACCAGTGCGGGCTGTCGGCCACGTCGCTCCACAACTGGTTGAAGGACGTCTACGATCGCTATCACTTGCCGATCTGGCTCACCGAGTTCAACAACGGTGCCAACTGGACCTCGTGTGCTGATCCCACGTACGAGCAGAACGCGACCGTGATCGGCAGCTTTATCGACATGCTCGATAACACCCCGTGGATCGAGCGGTACTCGATCTACAGCCGTGTCGAGGCGGTCCGCGAAATGACCTACAGCGATGGCAGCCTGACTCCGGCCGGGCAAGTGTATTACGACAACGAATCGCCGATCGGCTACTTGCAGCAGTACGTGGCCCCCGGCAACACCGCCGAGCGCAGCATCGCGCAGTATTCGTTCGATGGCGACACGCTCGATTCCTCTGGCTATGGCTACAACGGCTATGTCCATGGGGTGCCCAACTACGTGGTCGATGCCGAGCAGGGAGAAGTGATCGACCTCGATGGCACCAGCAACTACATCCAACTCTCCGACGACGTTGCCAACGGCGACGAGTTTAGCTTCGCGGGATGGGTCAACTGGCAAGGTGGCGGCAACTGGCAGCGGATCTTCGACTTCGGCAACGACACCTCGTCGTACTTGTTCCTGACGCCGTCGAATGGATCGTCGCTGCGGTTCGCCATCAAGAACGGCGGCGGCGAGCAAATCGTGCAGACCTCGGCCCTGCAGGTTGGCGAATGGACCCACGTGGCAGTGACCCTCGGCAACGGGTCGGCCAAGCTTTACGTCGATGGCGAGCTGGTGGCCACCAATAACTCGGTCACCATTTCTCCCTCCGATTTCGCCCCTACCAACAACTACATCGGCGACTCGCAGTACACTTCCGACCCCCTGTTCAACGGGCAGCTCAACGACCTGCTCTTCACCGACTACGTGCTCAGCCCCACGCAGATTGCGGGCTTGATGACGAACACCACGCCTGATGTGGCGTCGACCATCGTCGACTTAGGCACGGCCACGCGGGGTCTTCCGTACAACTGGTCGATCGCCGGGCAGGCGACCGACGACGACCTCGGCGACTCGGTGACCTACGCCAAGGCCAACGGTCCGGCCTGGCTCACCATTGCCGAAGATGGCGGGCTGTCCGGCGTGCCGACCACCGATAACGAGGGCCTGAACGAGTTCGTGGTATCGGTGACCGATTCGCGAGGAGCGATGTCGACCTTCGTGATGACGCTCAACGTACAGGCCGTCCCGCGGATCATTCTGGCCAGCTTCACAGCCAACGATTCCGCAACAAGCGACTCCAGTACTGCCGACACCACATCGGCGACCACATCGGCGACCGCATCGGTCGAAAGCCCCGCGGCGATGGTCGACGATCCTCTTGCTGCTTCCAGTTCTAGCAACACTAGCCGATCGACTTCGCATCGATCGGCCGAACTGGCATTCGACGAACTGGCGGCCGACGCTTCGAGCAGCGAGATTGCCGAATCGAACGACTGGTTCAGCAGCAGTTCGCTGGAGCGGGCGTTTGCGACGCGGTAG
- a CDS encoding IS5 family transposase produces the protein MATKEKRTYKVTNWKEYNKSLIERGNITIWFSDEALENWEHPNDQTKVGRPFVFSDTAIECLLTIRELLKLPYRQTEGFGRSLVAMLGVEAAIPNYSSLAKRASKLNVSLDIANKRGDIDIVVDSTGMKVFGEGEWKMRTHGKSKRRTWRKLHLSVNPDTREIVAEILTENSCHDADAVPEMLEQVEQPVKKFHGDGSYDKWKVYEGLESEGIEPVIPPQHNAKIKQHGNSAEEPLPRDEAIRQIRRKGRRSWKEEVGYHRRSLAETTMYRVKQSFGSHLKNRVFENQQTEARLRCKIINQFTQLGLPQFEWS, from the coding sequence ATGGCTACGAAAGAAAAACGAACCTACAAAGTCACGAACTGGAAGGAGTATAACAAGTCGCTCATCGAGCGTGGAAACATCACTATTTGGTTTAGCGACGAGGCGTTGGAGAACTGGGAACATCCTAACGACCAGACAAAAGTCGGTCGCCCTTTTGTCTTCAGCGATACGGCGATCGAGTGCTTGCTGACGATTCGCGAACTGCTGAAACTTCCCTATCGGCAGACTGAGGGATTCGGCCGCTCGCTGGTGGCGATGTTGGGCGTCGAGGCAGCGATTCCCAATTATTCTTCGCTCGCCAAGCGAGCCAGCAAGCTGAATGTTTCGCTCGATATCGCTAACAAGAGGGGCGACATCGATATCGTGGTGGATAGCACCGGCATGAAAGTGTTTGGCGAGGGCGAATGGAAGATGCGGACGCATGGCAAGTCGAAGCGGCGGACATGGCGGAAGCTGCATTTGTCGGTGAATCCTGACACCCGCGAGATTGTGGCGGAGATTTTGACCGAGAACAGTTGCCACGATGCCGATGCGGTTCCCGAAATGCTGGAGCAGGTGGAGCAGCCCGTAAAAAAGTTTCACGGCGACGGTAGTTACGACAAGTGGAAGGTTTATGAAGGGCTGGAATCCGAAGGCATTGAGCCGGTGATTCCGCCGCAGCACAACGCCAAGATCAAACAACATGGCAACTCTGCGGAGGAGCCTTTGCCCCGGGACGAGGCAATTCGTCAGATTCGACGCAAGGGGCGTAGGAGTTGGAAAGAGGAAGTGGGCTATCATCGTAGAAGCTTGGCGGAAACGACCATGTACCGAGTGAAACAAAGCTTTGGGAGCCATCTCAAAAACCGAGTATTCGAAAACCAACAAACGGAAGCCCGCTTGCGCTGTAAAATCATCAATCAATTCACCCAACTCGGGCTTCCACAGTTCGAGTGGAGTTAG